GCTTAATCATTAGGGATACCTTTTCTGTCAGATTTTCTTTCAAGGCTCATcataacaaaagaagaaaacaatggAAGACTAATACTCTCACACATGTAAGAACACAACTGATAATTTGTGTTCAATTGAttagaaaagtaaaacaaactactgtacaagCATTATATAACCTTATTCAGTCACTGGGAGTTTCCTGAACCATGGATCCCATATGTCTTTAATGACACATTTTCTAACTTCTCTCGGATTCTATTTAAAGACAACCTGCTTTCGGCATGTCTCGTTAACAAAATAATCTACATGGGTAGAACTGGATGCCGTTTTACAATTGAATGTATTGTTAAtgaagaaggaaaaagaaaaaaaatattaacaccTTACGAAAATTTAAACCACTAGCAATGGGAAAATACACGCACTTACCCATGCAGTAGACTGTCACAGACTAAAATATCCACTGGTATTAGTAAATAAAACTGCAGAGATAGGACACGGGTCAACTGAAAAGCTATCTTTCCAAACAAGCAGCAAATCCAGTACCCAATATGTTGCGCAATAACAaagcaaacacacaaaaaagttaCATCACACGGAATTGCACCTTGTGATTCATGTTTGTTCCTCTGCACGCATATACCTGAAGGCACAGAAAATAAGCAGTCTGCTGATACAGCCCCAATGCTAATTTTTCCATTTGAAATCTCATTGTTGCTGAAGGAGACATGGGCAGCTGACACGGGTGTTATTTCTTGCAGTAAACGAGAAAACACAGTCACACTGTATAGCCGAATTGGttcactgacatactgtagcacgtTTTTAAGTGCATCATTCTCACGTATGACCGCTCTGACACTTCGCCAGGGGAAAAACACTGCCTAATCTGCAAGTGGCAGATCCACTACTTTAAGCGCCGACTGGTGTTTTTGACACGTTATGCTTTTCAAGGGACGATATGATGCTTTTCCCGCACGGTGCCTTTGACAGAGGTGACCGGTATATCGCCAGGCGTATATATTCGACTTTATGGTAAGAGGGCCCAGTTCAATggtgttttcttttacagaGAGAACGAAAGATGTGATACAGGCAAAAGAATGAATGATACCCTTGTTCATaaaaatgcatgtactgtactgtactatactatCATGCTTCAGTTGTGATTTCGCACTCTTTCCTGATTTACTGTATTGAAGTTGCATGTAGGTTACAACAAAGTTTAGTCTCGCATAAATTCCAATGCCTTCTTATACATTTGGAATAATATATACATTTGCAAAGTTACATCGGAAAATTGGAATTACATAACATTTGTGATCTGAGCatgattatatttattttttcaaagcaaaataCTGCAGAATTCGGCGATACGTTGTCTAAACACCTTATTTCTGCATCGCTGAAAGTAATTTAAGGATTCTTTCAGCACATATCCGAAGCGTTATTCACTCTGATGCCAACGTATTTTTGTTAAGCTTAAAATCTAAACATTTCAGATCGGACGTTTCGGACCTTTTGTTATCCCTCATTAataatttgttaaaatgtattttgcaaaCAGTTTACCCTTCAACACGATGTTACTGTTATTCCAGATTTGTACAGTACTTCCGCGAGTTTGTGATCTTACTCTGATCCTGTAACATTTCTATACCTGCTGAGCGAAGAAAGCGCGGTAACGCTTCAGGCTACATTTATTTGCTcaagacatttattttctatcaTCTAACCTTAACTCGTCTCGTAATTGATAAAAGGAACAAGGTGGAGTTTTTAATCTTTGTTTAATGACATTTCAAAGTATaacagtttataataataaaatataaaagcagtctatcactatttttaaaatgtggatAAAAACTTGACCAGAAATCGATTAAGTATTCACTTGCCCCATTATCTGTACACAACATCTTAATAGAAATAAGAGAAGACCGCATGTTCTTGAAGTTGGGTTTTAACTTAACAGCAGCAGAATCCTGTATAATGAAACTGGTTTGTTATAAATACCTCCAATAAAAACAACTTGCAAATCAgccttataaatataaatttaaaacacTACTGACCAGTTGCGACGTAATACTATTCTAATGGAGATCTCGTAACACCTTGCCGGATTCATTAGCGTTCTTGCAACTATACAACCACTTTATAATCCTCGCATTGCGCTCAATCACCGACGTCCCGCTCTGATTCTTTTCCTTGACCTCCACCTCCAGGAGTCCGTCGCTGTCGCCGCTAGTCCTGGTAAACCCGTCGTCCGACGTCGCCACGCTGACGCTGCGGACCCGCACCGAGACCTCGTCCGAGCGCGCAGTGAAGTTCTGTTTGCCCAGAGACTCGATCACGTCGCCGTCCAGCCCGCAGTACTTGAAGAACGTCTCGAACTCGGAGAAGTTCTTCGAGTACCTCGAACTTATATCGGAATGCGACCGGAACACCCCTTTCCTGGGTGCCCTTTCGCTTTCCGCGTCCGTGTCGGGAACACACGTCCTCACCACCGCCGGTGGCCCTCCGGACGTCGCCGAGCGAGGCTTGCTGGGGCAGCCTGGCGGCGTCGCCTCGCTGGCCAAGGGGTCCAGGTGCGCTCCGGGAGCGCATTCCTTTCCCTGCGCCTCGGGTAGTGCAACTGACTTGTCTCGCAGCGTGCTGAGGAACAGCCTGCGCATTAAACCCCCCTTTGAGTTTTCACTGGCTGGCCCCCTTACCAGATTCTGTCTGTACATGACCAGAGAATCTGGCCTCTGCCTTTTCGAACTGCTCCGCCGTACAATGGACGAGCCGTCCGCGGGGGCTCTGCTCTCAGCCTGTTTCGCATTTCGCGCTTGGGGGTCGTCGTCGGGCTTTCCTTTCACGTCCCTATTACCGGTGCTCCGGTTCGAGCTACGAATGGAGGAGCCGTTGCTGCTTTCGGAAGCCGAGCTCAGCGTGATCACGGGCTCCTGCTTCGAGCCGACCACCTGTTGGCTTTTGACGTACTTGGCTTTGCTTGCCGCCAGCCTCTCCACCGCGCTCTGCCGCCCCTTCGCGTCCCCCTCCAGCTCCATCTGCTTTCGGAGGTAACTCGGACCCTTCTCCAAGATCCTGGTAGGATTCACGTCCGCGGACGCCTGCATCTTGACAGTGCGAGAGAGATCAGTAGGCATTTATCCCAGGTAAGGTTCCCCCGCGCTTACGAACGGGACC
This genomic window from Lepisosteus oculatus isolate fLepOcu1 chromosome 2, fLepOcu1.hap2, whole genome shotgun sequence contains:
- the fam110c gene encoding protein FAM110C, with translation MPTDLSRTVKMQASADVNPTRILEKGPSYLRKQMELEGDAKGRQSAVERLAASKAKYVKSQQVVGSKQEPVITLSSASESSNGSSIRSSNRSTGNRDVKGKPDDDPQARNAKQAESRAPADGSSIVRRSSSKRQRPDSLVMYRQNLVRGPASENSKGGLMRRLFLSTLRDKSVALPEAQGKECAPGAHLDPLASEATPPGCPSKPRSATSGGPPAVVRTCVPDTDAESERAPRKGVFRSHSDISSRYSKNFSEFETFFKYCGLDGDVIESLGKQNFTARSDEVSVRVRSVSVATSDDGFTRTSGDSDGLLEVEVKEKNQSGTSVIERNARIIKWLYSCKNANESGKVLRDLH